In one Trichlorobacter lovleyi SZ genomic region, the following are encoded:
- the gltD gene encoding glutamate synthase small subunit translates to MGKPTGFMEFCREIPADRAPLERINDWNEFHLHMSEEALRTQGARCMDCGIPFCHTGTLLSGMASGCPINNLIPEWNDLVYRGLWQQALDRLHRTNNFPEFTGRVCPAPCEGSCTLGMSDPAVTIKNIEVSIIERGWQEGWIVANQPKIRTGKKVAVVGSGPAGLSAAAQLNKAGHTVTVFERADLPGGLLMYGIPNMKLDKREVVLRRVKLLEQEGINFVCNTAIGGSDYPVEKLRSEFDAVILATGATLPRDLPIEGRGLNGVHFAMDFLAANTRAVLNPGTDFISAKGKDVIIIGGGDTGTDCVATSLRHGCNSVTQLEIMPQSPEQRAADNPWPEWPKTHKVDYGQEEAAARYGADPRTYLTTATKFEGDASGNLTAVHTVQVSWGKNEKGQFVPNPVPGTEQVRPAGLVLLAMGFLGPEQPLLDALGVERDGRSNIKAEYEQYTTSIPGVFAAGDCRRGQSLVVWAFNEGRGAARECDRYLMGETELP, encoded by the coding sequence ATGGGAAAACCAACCGGATTTATGGAATTTTGCCGCGAGATTCCGGCAGACCGTGCACCGCTTGAGCGGATCAATGACTGGAATGAGTTCCATCTGCATATGTCGGAAGAGGCGTTGCGTACCCAGGGTGCCCGCTGCATGGACTGCGGCATCCCGTTCTGCCACACCGGTACGCTGCTCTCCGGCATGGCCAGCGGCTGCCCGATCAACAACCTGATCCCCGAATGGAATGATCTGGTTTATCGAGGCCTGTGGCAGCAGGCGCTGGATCGTCTGCACCGCACCAACAACTTCCCCGAGTTTACCGGACGGGTCTGTCCGGCACCCTGCGAAGGTTCTTGTACCCTGGGGATGAGCGATCCGGCAGTAACGATCAAGAATATCGAAGTCAGCATTATTGAGCGTGGCTGGCAGGAAGGCTGGATTGTGGCTAATCAGCCCAAGATCCGCACCGGCAAGAAGGTGGCGGTGGTCGGTTCCGGCCCTGCCGGCCTTTCGGCAGCTGCCCAGTTGAACAAGGCCGGTCATACGGTTACGGTGTTTGAGCGTGCTGATCTGCCGGGCGGCCTGCTGATGTACGGCATTCCCAATATGAAGCTGGACAAGCGTGAGGTGGTGCTGCGCCGGGTCAAGTTGCTGGAGCAGGAGGGGATCAACTTCGTCTGCAATACCGCCATCGGCGGTAGCGACTATCCGGTTGAGAAGCTGCGCAGTGAGTTCGATGCGGTGATACTGGCCACCGGTGCGACCCTGCCCCGGGATCTGCCGATTGAAGGGCGTGGGCTGAACGGGGTTCATTTTGCCATGGATTTCCTGGCGGCCAACACCAGGGCGGTACTGAATCCAGGTACTGACTTCATCTCAGCCAAGGGTAAGGATGTGATCATCATCGGCGGCGGCGATACCGGTACCGACTGTGTGGCAACCTCACTGCGCCACGGCTGTAACTCGGTTACCCAGTTGGAGATCATGCCGCAATCACCTGAACAGCGTGCTGCTGACAACCCCTGGCCGGAATGGCCCAAGACCCACAAGGTGGACTATGGTCAGGAAGAGGCTGCTGCCAGGTATGGTGCCGACCCCCGCACCTACCTGACCACCGCCACCAAATTTGAAGGCGATGCGAGCGGTAACCTGACTGCGGTGCATACGGTACAGGTCAGTTGGGGCAAGAATGAGAAAGGACAGTTTGTGCCGAACCCGGTACCCGGCACCGAGCAGGTCCGTCCGGCAGGGCTGGTGCTGCTGGCTATGGGCTTCCTGGGGCCGGAACAACCATTGTTGGATGCGCTGGGTGTTGAACGTGATGGGCGCAGTAATATCAAGGCCGAGTATGAGCAGTACACCACCAGCATCCCCGGCGTCTTTGCTGCCGGCGACTGCCGTCGTGGCCAGAGCCTGGTAGTCTGGGCCTTTAACGAAGGCCGCGGCGCTGCGCGGGAGTGTGATCGCTACCTGATGGGTGAAACTGAGCTGCCTTGA
- a CDS encoding acetyl-CoA hydrolase/transferase C-terminal domain-containing protein: MLELRNRIRKKNLHGRIKHVEDVIPLFKNGMNIGWSGFTPAGYPKMVPIALADHVEKNNLQGKLKFNLFIGASVGVETEDRWASLDMIDRRWPYQTGKNIQAGINEGRIRMGDRHLSMFAQDLGYGFYTKDNNGRLDIAIIECSAITENGGLVLTASCGAVPEIVQIADKIIIEINTSIPSFEGLHDIVEPVNPPNRLPYLISRVDDRAGSPYVRIDTDKIVAIVESDRPDNGRAFSEQDDTSEAIANNIIEFFGHEVKAGRLPRNLLPLQSGVGSIANAVIGGLAKGPFSGLKVWTEVLQDTMLDLFDSGKLDFASTVSLSFSVDGFKRFYDNWDQYANKVMMRPLSIANHPEPIRRLGCIAMNTPVEFDIYAHANSTLVGGTRMINGIGGSGDFLRNAYLSIMHTPSARPTKTDPTGITCVVPHVPHVDHTEHDLDVLVTEQGLADLRGLAPKDRAQEIITKCAHPDYKPLLQEYLDMATKDCLARKAGHEPQLLDRVFKMQVNLAKNGTMKINNWEI; encoded by the coding sequence ATGTTGGAACTACGTAACAGGATCAGAAAAAAGAATCTCCACGGCAGAATCAAACATGTAGAAGATGTCATCCCGCTCTTTAAAAACGGCATGAATATCGGCTGGTCAGGTTTTACCCCGGCCGGATATCCCAAGATGGTGCCGATTGCCCTGGCAGACCATGTTGAAAAAAACAACCTGCAGGGCAAGTTGAAGTTCAACCTGTTTATCGGCGCCTCGGTCGGGGTTGAAACCGAAGACCGCTGGGCCTCCCTTGATATGATCGACCGCCGCTGGCCTTACCAGACCGGCAAGAATATTCAGGCCGGTATTAACGAAGGCCGCATCCGGATGGGTGACCGCCACCTCTCCATGTTTGCCCAGGACCTGGGCTACGGGTTCTATACCAAGGATAACAACGGACGGCTTGATATCGCCATTATTGAATGTTCTGCCATTACTGAAAACGGTGGTCTGGTGCTGACCGCCTCCTGCGGTGCCGTGCCGGAAATCGTCCAGATCGCCGATAAGATCATCATTGAGATCAACACCTCAATCCCCAGCTTTGAAGGTCTGCACGATATCGTTGAACCGGTAAATCCTCCCAACCGGCTGCCTTACCTGATCAGCCGGGTTGATGACCGGGCCGGTTCACCCTACGTCCGGATCGACACCGACAAGATCGTGGCGATCGTTGAGTCAGACCGCCCTGACAATGGCCGGGCCTTCAGCGAGCAGGACGACACCTCCGAGGCGATTGCCAACAACATCATTGAATTCTTCGGCCATGAAGTGAAGGCGGGGCGCCTGCCCAGGAACCTGTTGCCGCTGCAGTCCGGGGTCGGCTCCATCGCCAACGCCGTGATCGGTGGCCTGGCCAAAGGGCCATTCTCCGGACTGAAGGTCTGGACCGAGGTACTGCAGGACACCATGCTGGACCTGTTCGACTCCGGCAAGCTGGACTTCGCCTCCACCGTCTCGCTTTCCTTCTCAGTTGATGGTTTCAAGCGTTTCTATGACAACTGGGATCAGTACGCCAACAAGGTGATGATGCGTCCGCTCTCCATCGCCAACCACCCGGAACCGATCCGGCGGCTGGGCTGCATCGCCATGAACACCCCGGTAGAGTTCGATATCTATGCCCATGCCAACTCCACCCTGGTGGGAGGTACCCGGATGATCAACGGTATCGGCGGTTCAGGCGACTTCCTGCGTAACGCCTATCTCTCCATCATGCATACGCCGTCGGCCCGTCCCACCAAGACCGACCCGACCGGCATCACCTGCGTGGTGCCCCATGTGCCCCACGTTGACCATACCGAGCATGATCTGGATGTACTGGTAACCGAGCAGGGACTGGCCGATCTGCGCGGTCTGGCGCCCAAGGACCGGGCCCAGGAGATCATCACCAAGTGTGCCCACCCTGATTACAAACCGCTACTGCAGGAATATCTGGACATGGCCACCAAAGACTGCCTGGCACGCAAGGCAGGACATGAGCCGCAACTGCTGGACCGCGTCTTCAAGATGCAGGTCAATCTGGCCAAGAACGGCACCATGAAGATCAACAACTGGGAAATATAA